The following coding sequences are from one Pyxidicoccus xibeiensis window:
- a CDS encoding ARPP-1 family domain-containing protein produces MKLRRSLLLALLAVQPALAQGNPTAAPDLDLGDYEAGAPVLAYNLAVVPLHTRKGPPYDDYTVLEEAQAAKKVSIRELDGSGTVRELRVHNSDARPLYLVGGELLLGGKQDRMVQNDVVLDPGERQKVPVFCVEQGRWNGRDLAFQPGLAVAHPDLRRAALFSEQGAVWGEVARKSEVSGVSSPTGTYRRVFQDAGLRERIGRYLDEIQKQLPRDERLAGLAVAINGELEVVDVFDSPRLYSKLERKLLASYVLAALEKQPGRKADEEQGRAKARALKKDHIEQFVGGSGGGGKEGVDKKMFRSKGKAVHGTFFGTRKKNAEPEPTPQQRR; encoded by the coding sequence ATGAAGCTCCGCCGCTCCCTGCTGCTCGCGCTGCTGGCCGTGCAGCCCGCCCTGGCCCAGGGCAACCCCACCGCCGCCCCGGACCTGGACCTGGGTGACTACGAGGCCGGCGCGCCGGTGCTCGCCTACAACCTGGCGGTGGTGCCGCTGCACACGCGCAAGGGCCCGCCGTACGACGACTACACGGTGCTCGAGGAGGCGCAGGCGGCGAAGAAGGTGTCCATCCGCGAGCTGGACGGCTCCGGCACGGTGCGCGAGCTGCGGGTGCACAACAGCGACGCGCGGCCCCTCTACCTCGTGGGCGGCGAGCTGCTGCTGGGTGGCAAGCAGGACCGCATGGTGCAGAACGACGTGGTGCTGGACCCGGGCGAGCGCCAGAAGGTGCCCGTCTTCTGCGTGGAGCAGGGGCGGTGGAACGGCAGGGACCTCGCCTTCCAGCCCGGGCTGGCCGTCGCGCACCCGGACCTGCGCCGCGCGGCCCTCTTCTCCGAGCAGGGCGCCGTCTGGGGCGAGGTGGCCCGCAAGTCGGAGGTGTCCGGCGTCTCCAGCCCCACGGGCACCTACCGCCGCGTGTTCCAGGACGCGGGGCTGCGTGAGCGCATCGGCCGGTACCTGGACGAAATCCAGAAGCAGCTCCCGCGCGATGAGCGGCTCGCGGGGCTGGCCGTGGCCATCAACGGCGAGCTGGAGGTGGTGGACGTCTTCGACAGCCCGCGCCTGTACTCGAAGCTGGAGCGCAAGCTGCTCGCCTCCTACGTCCTCGCCGCGCTGGAGAAGCAGCCCGGCCGCAAGGCCGACGAGGAGCAGGGCCGCGCGAAGGCCCGCGCGCTGAAGAAGGACCACATCGAGCAGTTCGTGGGTGGCAGCGGCGGCGGCGGCAAGGAAGGCGTGGACAAGAAGATGTTCCGCTCCAAGGGCAAGGCCGTGCACGGCACGTTCTTCGGCACCCGGAAGAAGAACGCCGAGCCTGAACCCACGCCCCAGCAGCGCCGCTGA
- a CDS encoding sigma 54-interacting transcriptional regulator produces the protein MEAPTSATLPAVARLVAMFGPCRGVARELDAPLVVGRAAEGGLQLLDDKVSREHCVLAPEGAGHTLKDLGSRNGTWLNAERLAPQVPTRLRPGDHVSVGESVLVYEPSFDALRSRDGESTLVLTRTRPEGARAGGTPGPDALARAGELALRAATSTSPDAATALVFEALESALQPSALTLLRLGPQGPRPGHTRPQGAHLTVSRDLLDAALRTGRVQAMPEAQARPEHDARTTRVRRADAHVLCAPLYAGGQPAGALCLLREQPFQDEELALAGALALAVGPTLCPPEPRAAPAGFEPPVAESASMREAMRVAAAAAPVQSTVLITGESGTGKEEVARALHALGPRAVGPFIAVNCGAIPAELAESELFGHEKGAFTGAQAAREGVFEQADGGTLFLDEVGDLPAPLQVKLLRVLQDRIVHRVGGRAGVPVDVRVVAATHRDLKEAVQAKAFREDLFWRLNVVRIHLPPLRERPEDVLPLAERFLARLGLRLGRRASGFTDEAREALRACPWPGNVRQLANAIERALVLKGPGDRVGARDLPPEVLEPERHGSPGTGGGPGGVQGTLAEALKAVEREQVTLALRKARGVKSAAAEALGISRPTLDRKLEEYGIDLYA, from the coding sequence ATGGAAGCCCCGACCTCCGCTACACTGCCCGCCGTGGCGAGACTCGTGGCGATGTTCGGGCCGTGCAGGGGGGTGGCGCGCGAGCTGGACGCGCCGCTGGTGGTGGGCCGCGCGGCGGAAGGGGGCCTGCAGCTCCTCGACGACAAGGTCAGCCGGGAGCACTGCGTCCTGGCACCGGAGGGCGCCGGGCACACGCTGAAGGATCTGGGCTCGCGCAACGGCACCTGGCTCAACGCAGAGCGCCTTGCGCCCCAGGTCCCCACGCGCCTGCGGCCCGGAGACCACGTCTCCGTGGGCGAGAGCGTGCTGGTGTACGAGCCATCCTTCGACGCCCTGCGCTCCCGCGACGGCGAGTCCACCCTGGTGCTCACCCGCACCCGGCCGGAGGGCGCCCGGGCGGGAGGGACGCCGGGGCCGGACGCGCTCGCCCGGGCCGGGGAGCTGGCGCTGCGCGCGGCCACCTCCACCTCGCCGGACGCCGCCACCGCGCTCGTCTTCGAGGCGCTGGAGTCCGCGCTGCAGCCCTCCGCGCTCACGCTGCTGCGGCTGGGGCCCCAGGGCCCGCGCCCCGGCCACACCCGGCCCCAGGGCGCGCACCTCACGGTGAGCCGCGACTTGCTGGACGCCGCGCTGCGCACGGGCCGGGTGCAGGCCATGCCCGAGGCGCAGGCCCGGCCGGAGCACGACGCCAGGACGACCCGGGTGCGCCGCGCGGATGCGCACGTGCTCTGCGCCCCGCTGTACGCGGGAGGCCAGCCGGCCGGAGCGCTGTGCCTGCTGCGCGAGCAGCCCTTCCAGGACGAGGAGCTGGCGCTGGCGGGAGCGCTGGCCCTGGCGGTGGGGCCCACGCTCTGCCCTCCAGAACCGCGCGCCGCGCCGGCCGGCTTCGAGCCTCCGGTGGCGGAGAGCGCCAGCATGCGCGAGGCGATGCGCGTGGCCGCCGCGGCGGCGCCGGTGCAGTCCACCGTGCTCATCACCGGCGAGAGCGGCACGGGCAAGGAGGAGGTGGCGCGGGCGCTCCATGCGCTGGGCCCCCGGGCGGTGGGGCCCTTCATCGCGGTGAACTGTGGCGCCATCCCCGCGGAGCTGGCGGAGAGCGAGCTGTTCGGCCACGAGAAGGGCGCCTTCACCGGCGCCCAGGCCGCGCGCGAGGGCGTCTTCGAGCAGGCGGACGGCGGCACCCTCTTCCTGGACGAGGTGGGGGACCTGCCCGCGCCGCTCCAGGTGAAGCTGCTGCGCGTGCTGCAGGACCGCATCGTCCACCGCGTGGGCGGACGCGCGGGCGTGCCGGTGGACGTGCGGGTGGTGGCGGCCACGCACCGGGACTTGAAGGAGGCCGTCCAGGCGAAGGCCTTCCGCGAGGACCTCTTCTGGCGGCTGAACGTGGTGCGCATCCACCTGCCGCCGCTGCGCGAGCGCCCGGAGGACGTGCTGCCCCTGGCGGAGCGCTTCCTCGCCAGGCTGGGCCTGCGGCTCGGCCGCCGCGCGTCGGGCTTCACGGACGAGGCGCGCGAGGCGCTGCGGGCCTGCCCCTGGCCGGGCAACGTGCGGCAGCTCGCCAACGCAATTGAGCGGGCGCTGGTGCTCAAGGGGCCGGGAGACCGGGTGGGCGCGCGGGACTTGCCTCCAGAGGTGCTGGAGCCCGAGCGCCACGGGAGCCCGGGAACCGGCGGAGGCCCCGGCGGTGTCCAAGGCACGCTGGCGGAGGCGCTGAAGGCGGTGGAGCGGGAGCAGGTCACCCTCGCGCTCAGGAAGGCGCGGGGGGTGAAGAGCGCGGCGGCGGAGGCGCTCGGCATCTCCCGGCCGACGCTGGACCGGAAGCTCGAAGAGTACGGAATCGACCTCTACGCATGA
- a CDS encoding serine/threonine-protein kinase: MNFLCPACRTPLPGARTALVVPCSVCGVQVDLARMETAPGTARLSPEVDLTGDALGGFRLVGRLGAGGMGTVYAAEGPDGACAVKVLSALVAADPAVRARFRREADALRRVRHPAVIRVLAEGEERGFCWYAMERVDGPDLRAKLTKEGPLPWPEVEGLARRMFAALGAAHEQGFIHRDVKPGNILLAPDGAKLCDFGIARLDGATTLTESAALIGSLRYMAPEQQRLGRAVAQSDLFALGLVLYESLAGGFPGEKPLPAGVPRRLRRLLSRLLAERIEDRPDSAEFALRLLERRVPVGALAVGTAAVLALAVLVFAPAAPPVPEAPKLAPRAEAPAKAAPVPPEPSPTQVQQVQQAAPPALPEPQQRPLPAREKSALGLEEPLKRGTAGTKERARRPSKKALAPEKE, from the coding sequence ATGAACTTCCTCTGTCCCGCCTGCCGTACTCCCCTGCCCGGCGCCCGTACGGCGCTGGTGGTGCCGTGCTCCGTGTGTGGCGTGCAGGTGGACCTGGCGCGAATGGAGACGGCGCCCGGCACCGCGCGCCTGTCACCGGAGGTGGACCTGACGGGAGACGCGCTCGGAGGCTTCCGGCTGGTGGGGCGGCTGGGCGCGGGGGGCATGGGGACGGTGTACGCGGCGGAGGGGCCTGACGGCGCGTGCGCGGTGAAGGTGCTGTCGGCGCTGGTGGCGGCGGACCCGGCGGTGCGGGCGCGCTTCCGGCGCGAGGCGGACGCCCTGCGGCGGGTGCGGCACCCCGCCGTCATCCGCGTGCTGGCGGAGGGCGAGGAGCGCGGCTTCTGCTGGTACGCGATGGAGCGGGTGGACGGGCCGGACCTGCGCGCGAAGCTGACGAAGGAAGGGCCCCTGCCCTGGCCGGAGGTGGAGGGGCTGGCGCGGAGGATGTTCGCCGCGCTGGGGGCGGCGCACGAGCAGGGCTTCATCCACCGGGACGTGAAGCCGGGAAACATCCTGCTGGCCCCGGACGGCGCGAAGCTGTGCGACTTCGGCATTGCCCGGCTGGACGGCGCGACGACGCTGACGGAGTCCGCCGCGCTCATCGGCTCGCTGCGGTACATGGCGCCCGAGCAGCAGCGGCTGGGCCGGGCGGTGGCGCAGTCGGACCTCTTCGCCCTCGGGCTGGTGCTGTACGAGTCGCTCGCGGGCGGCTTCCCCGGCGAGAAGCCCCTGCCAGCCGGAGTACCCCGGCGCCTGCGCCGGCTGCTGTCCCGGCTGCTCGCGGAGCGCATCGAGGACCGGCCCGACAGCGCGGAGTTCGCGCTGAGGCTGCTGGAGCGGCGCGTGCCGGTGGGCGCGCTGGCCGTGGGCACCGCGGCGGTGCTGGCCCTCGCGGTGCTGGTGTTCGCGCCAGCGGCCCCCCCGGTGCCGGAGGCGCCGAAGCTCGCGCCCCGGGCCGAGGCTCCGGCGAAGGCAGCCCCCGTCCCTCCGGAGCCGAGCCCCACGCAGGTCCAGCAGGTCCAGCAGGCCGCCCCTCCGGCCCTCCCCGAGCCCCAGCAGCGCCCGCTGCCCGCACGGGAGAAGTCGGCCCTGGGCCTGGAGGAGCCCCTGAAGCGGGGCACCGCGGGAACGAAGGAGCGCGCCCGGCGCCCGTCGAAGAAGGCACTGGCGCCGGAAAAGGAGTAG
- a CDS encoding serine hydrolase domain-containing protein, giving the protein MSRAPPAPEPPADDLLLAETRRYVRGYRSASLCAGLTLRGVHHLKALRGKGAPPAPDAIFALGELTQVFTGALLALMVDRGELRLDTPLSELLPRPLLPDATAGRITLEQLATHTSGLPHLPPNLEEGARNPEDPFGHYSAGMFGDFLRGYQPALPPPRPYAGSLLGMGVLGHALSRRAGLNYGHALRDGLCKPLGLGDTTLRLSEEQQPRLVSGHTARGKPVPAWNFPALPGAGALHSTAGDLLRFLDAHLGRADAALVRALRLTQVPRVDAGPARQALGWTVSQVRGHAVLWRSSVMGGYTGFLGLAPAADAGVVLLADHGWSLLAALRGRVPLEAPGFSLLTRLLPLP; this is encoded by the coding sequence ATGAGCCGCGCGCCCCCTGCCCCCGAGCCCCCTGCCGACGACCTCCTCCTCGCGGAGACGCGCCGCTACGTGCGCGGCTACCGCTCCGCGTCCCTGTGCGCGGGCCTCACGCTGCGCGGCGTCCACCACCTGAAGGCGCTGCGCGGGAAGGGGGCTCCCCCCGCGCCGGACGCCATCTTCGCGCTGGGAGAGCTCACCCAGGTCTTCACCGGGGCGCTCCTCGCGCTGATGGTGGACCGGGGCGAGCTGCGGCTGGACACGCCGCTCTCGGAGCTGCTTCCCCGGCCCCTGCTCCCGGACGCGACGGCGGGCCGCATCACCCTGGAGCAGCTCGCCACGCACACCTCCGGCCTGCCGCACCTGCCGCCCAACCTGGAGGAAGGCGCCCGGAACCCGGAGGACCCCTTCGGCCACTACTCTGCGGGCATGTTCGGGGACTTCCTCCGCGGCTACCAGCCCGCCCTGCCTCCGCCGCGGCCCTACGCCGGGTCCCTCCTCGGCATGGGCGTGCTCGGCCATGCCCTCTCGCGGCGCGCGGGGCTCAACTACGGGCACGCCCTGAGGGACGGCCTGTGCAAGCCGCTGGGCCTGGGGGACACCACGCTCCGGCTCTCGGAGGAGCAGCAGCCGCGCCTCGTGTCCGGCCACACCGCGCGCGGCAAGCCGGTGCCCGCGTGGAACTTCCCGGCCCTCCCCGGCGCGGGCGCGCTCCACTCCACCGCCGGGGACCTGCTCCGCTTCCTCGACGCCCACCTCGGCCGCGCGGACGCGGCGCTGGTGCGCGCGCTGCGGCTGACGCAGGTGCCCCGCGTGGACGCCGGCCCCGCGCGCCAGGCCCTCGGCTGGACTGTCTCCCAGGTGCGCGGGCACGCCGTGCTGTGGCGCTCCTCGGTGATGGGCGGCTACACGGGCTTCCTGGGCCTCGCGCCGGCGGCGGACGCGGGAGTCGTCCTCCTCGCGGACCACGGGTGGTCCCTGCTCGCCGCGCTGCGGGGGCGCGTCCCGCTGGAAGCGCCGGGCTTCTCGCTGCTCACCCGCCTCCTACCTTTGCCGTGA
- a CDS encoding phosphodiester glycosidase family protein: MCRLLALLVCLSLPALAASPWEPLAPGLELAEFDAHLKSPVGDSRVTVVRVDVSLRPVRLLSAAVEGHAPAPTAEQWAALHGLLAVTNAGMFHPGGGPVGQARSEGRELNPTRRKDYRTFLVLHPRDKDKGLPPVALLDGDCDDVAALLPRYATVLQSIRMVDCKGRNTWKPQPRQWSTAALGIDGEGRLLLVHARSPYRTHDFIQVVRRLPLGVSRMMYLEGGPEASLHVAAPGRTVRRVGSYETGFNENDFNTDYWALPNVLGVLGPTP; this comes from the coding sequence ATGTGCCGCCTGCTTGCCCTTCTCGTCTGCCTCTCCCTGCCTGCCCTCGCCGCCTCACCCTGGGAGCCGCTCGCGCCCGGGCTGGAGCTGGCGGAGTTCGACGCCCACCTGAAGTCGCCCGTGGGCGACTCACGCGTCACCGTGGTGCGGGTGGACGTGAGCTTGCGTCCGGTGCGCCTGCTCAGCGCCGCGGTGGAGGGACACGCTCCGGCACCGACGGCGGAGCAGTGGGCCGCGCTCCACGGCCTGCTCGCCGTCACCAACGCGGGCATGTTCCACCCCGGCGGCGGGCCCGTGGGCCAGGCGCGCAGCGAGGGCCGGGAGCTCAACCCCACCCGCCGCAAGGACTACCGGACCTTCCTCGTGCTCCATCCCCGGGACAAGGACAAGGGCCTGCCGCCCGTGGCGCTCCTCGACGGGGACTGCGACGACGTGGCCGCCCTGCTGCCCCGCTACGCCACGGTGCTCCAGTCCATCCGCATGGTGGACTGCAAGGGGCGCAACACGTGGAAGCCCCAGCCGCGCCAGTGGAGCACCGCCGCGCTCGGCATCGACGGCGAGGGGCGCCTGCTGCTCGTCCACGCCCGCTCGCCGTACCGCACCCACGACTTCATCCAGGTGGTGCGGCGGCTGCCGCTGGGCGTGTCGCGGATGATGTACCTGGAGGGCGGCCCGGAGGCCTCGCTCCACGTCGCCGCCCCGGGCCGCACGGTGCGCCGGGTGGGCAGCTACGAGACGGGCTTCAACGAGAACGACTTCAACACCGACTACTGGGCCCTGCCCAACGTGCTCGGCGTGCTGGGCCCCACGCCCTGA